The following proteins are co-located in the Solanum pennellii chromosome 1, SPENNV200 genome:
- the LOC107020853 gene encoding uncharacterized protein LOC107020853, with protein sequence MGHLRIALQVRKEHQLVAKYSKREFWLRAVSFLDHIVSSEGIEVDLKITKVVKNWPRPLNPTEIRSFLGLAEYNGRFVEGSSSTAYRLTTLTQKKVKSEWSEACERGFKN encoded by the coding sequence atgggtcatttgaggataGCATTGCAAGTCCGCAAGGAACATCAACTCGTTGCTAAATATAGTAAgcgtgaattttggttgagagcGGTTTCTTTTCTTGATCACATTGTTTCAAGTGAGGGCATAGAGGTCGATCTGAAGATAACGAAGGtggttaagaattggcctagacctttgaatcCAACCGAGATtcgaagtttcttgggtttagccgaGTATAATGGGAGATTTGTCGAAGGTTCTTCATCTACCGCTTATCGTTTAAcaaccttaacccaaaagaaagttAAGTCTGAGTGGTCGGAAGCTTGTGAAAGAGGTTTCAAGAATTGA